The Rattus norvegicus strain BN/NHsdMcwi chromosome 20, GRCr8, whole genome shotgun sequence genomic interval GAGGGGGAAGTAGACTTATCTACCCGCCTTCACTTTTCCTTGATTCTTTCCTTGACCTGGAAAAAAACTGTTATCTAGCAGTCCCTTCCCTGGCTGCAAAGACTTTGCTTAAATGAAACCTGTGCCCTACCTGAACACCTTGCTGCTTCTGTCCTGCCTGGACTCCTGGCCATGTTAACCCACTGACCTCTTCTGTGACCCTTGTTCAATAACCCCAGGGCTCCCCTTCTAAGTAAGGTTGCAGGTGGAGGGTCCAGGGCCAGGAAAGACCTGGCCTTGTGTCACAGTAATTCACAGTAATTGTGCCTGTGATATGCACTCCACAAGCAGCAGGGGGTTTCCTGGCCTTCTCCTGTCCTGCTCTCCTTCTCACAGGGAGTACTTCTGCCTCTGGGAACCCATCCTTGCTTTTCAGGGTGGGAAAAAGAACAGCCGGGGAAGCCAGGGCTTGAGGAGAAGGTTCTGTTCTGTGCTGTACCACAGCCAAGCTGCGGCAGTCCCCTGCAGCCGGACACAACACAGAAAATGGAGGGAAGTTCCAGCAGGCCTGATTGTGTCACCTTGAGTCGGTCACCTCCTGCCCTGAGCTTTCCTTAAGATAGAAGGGTCAAGACGCTCCTTGCTCTGACCTGCCGTACCCCGTCTCTCTGCAGACAACCATCATGGCTGTGGAATTTGACGGGGGTGTCGTGGTGGGCTCTGATTCCCGAGTGTCAGCGGGGTGAGTAGCGTCGAAGGCCTGTGTGTTGCCGGGAAGCTGGTGGCCCTAAGTGCACATTTCTCTTGCCGGCTTCTGAGCAACGTGGTAACCTTCCAAGAAATGAAGCTGAACTTCTCAAAAAGCATCGTAACGcactgatgggggtgggggtgcatcCTCTGAATCCGAAGGCCGTAAAGAAATAGTGTCTCGGAGGGGCACAGGGTAGGCTGTAGAGGGACAGGGCTCTCTGCAGTTAGGATGAGAAAATGGCGGTTTTGTCAAGCAGCTATCTCTCTCATTTGCCTGAGTTTGCTTGATCTCCCAAACTGGCTGGTTTCCTCACACACAAGTCAGACTGTGGGATTACATCAGTGATGCTGTTTACGCCGCCGTGTTCCACAGAACTGCCGTCGCCCCTCGGAGTGATGAACAGCAAAGAAATTCTGGAAAGAGGcggtttttttcccctcttgtttcaccttttgttttggttttggttttggagacagggtttctccgtgtagccctggctgccctggaacttaactatgtagaccaggctggcctcaaactcactgatccacctgcctctgcctcctgagtgctgggattaaaaatgtgtgtcaCAACTGCTTGACTTAGAGGCACGTTTTCTTACCTAggcattgttttgttgttttgttataacaaaaaaaaaaagtcattaaaagtctagtattttgggtctggagagatggctcagtggttaagagctcttccacgtgacccgggttcaattcccaatcccaatatggcagctcagaactgtctgtaactccagttccaggggatctgacaccctcatacagacaaacatgaagtcaaaacaccaatatacatgaagtaaaaatatatatttaaaaaaatctatagtATTTTGGGAGGGTAGTGTCTAAAATAGGGTCTCTcctgtagcctaggttggcctcaaacttgctatgtagtcaaggctggccttgaactcctgctcctcctgcctctaccgcCTGAGTGCTAAGAGTACAAGTATGGCCGCCATGCCCACCTCACGCTACGCTGGGCTTTGTGCGCACGCCAGGCAGGTACTTTACCCCCTGGGCTAcacctcccctgccctgccctgccctgcccagcccaGCACATCCGACTTTGATTACTGCAGTGACTTGCTGtgctgagatgtccttttgtttcctGCTTTAATCCAAGCATTGCATGTCTTGCTGATATCTTTTCGAACCAACTTGAACGTCTGGCTCCTTCCTTACAGAGCAGCCGTAGTGAACCGCGTGTTTGACAAGCTCTCCCCTCTGCACCAGCGCATCTACTGTGCCCTCTCGGGTTCCGCTGCTGATGCCCAAGCCATAGCGGACATGGCCGCCTACCAGCTGGAGCTGCACGGGTACAAAGCCCCGGGGTCCTGACTCCTCTCCTGCTAAAATTCCCCCCAGCTGCGTGGCTTTGCCAGCTTTGAGCTCGCACTGGAGTATCTGGGAGTTCTGCATCTGTGAAGAAGAAATCACAATAGCGACTCCATCTCCCCTGTGCTGACTTGAAAAGTGCGCATCACTGCCCTGATAGAGGAAATCAGGAAACAGTCATTTGGCCCACTCCTAATATCAGGCAGTTGCCAGGAGAAACCAAGGACATTGGGAAGGAAGCAAGCTTATCATCTGCTTTAACCAATGAGGACAGGGCCCTTAGAGTCAAGGGAGGGGCTTATCATTGGGAGTGGGAAGGTGAAGCAGAGTTAAGCAGGTGAAGACCTCGGTTGTGGGGCTCCGCCTCCCCTAGGCACATGGGAGGGAAGCTGGTATCTGCGGTAGCTACTGGTTCAAGGGTGACTTGACCGAGAGGGCAATGGTGGTGGCAAGGGTGAGACTTAGCAGAGTGCTCCTGACCCTCACTCCCGACATCCGCTTCAGGTTGGAACTGGAGGAGCCGCCCCTTGTTCTGGCTGCTGCAAACATAGTGAAGAACATCTCCTACAAGTACCGCGAGGACTTGTTAGCGCATCTCATGGTAGCTGGTTGGGACCAACGTGAGGGGGGCCAGGTGAGTGTGTCCGTTCGGGGTTCCCCACTCCTCTCTTTAGAGAGATGAAAGTCGCATGGCTTTCTAGCTTTGTGGTCCAAAGACGGTTCCTCTAAAGACATACTACGGCCCAGCTGTGGTGGTATACATTTTcagtctcagcactcgggaggcaggggcgtgtggatctctgtgggtttgaagaGCCTCTCTAGagagagttccaggcaagccagggctacattagtgagaccctgtttcaaaacaaacaaaaatgataaaagtaTACTGCAGGCTCAAATGTGGAGGCCCCAGGTCTTCACATTAGCTCATCTAACATGAAGAAGCTGTGATGACCGTGACCTGACCTGAGGGACCCTCTCTCTAGGTGTATGGAACCATGGGAGGGATGCTAATTCGACAGCCCTTTGCAATCGGTGGTTCCGGAAGCACCTATATTTACGGTTATGTGGACGCAGCTTATAAACCAGGCATGACCCCCGAGGAGTGCCGGCGTTTCACCACAGACGGTAACTAGAGGTGACCTGGGGAGGGTTTATggacatggggggtgggggggagtagATCGtgaagaataagaaaaagaacACAAGGGTGGCCATTCCATGTCCAcgcttttaaaagaatatttacttttaatcatgcatgtgcacatggatgtgtctgtgtgtgagtttgtgcctgtgtctgtggaagccagaagaggcagaagaggatgctgggtcCTCTAGAGCTGATGTTACAGGAGGTGGTAAGGCACccgatgtggatgctgggaaccaaactctatAAGAATaataggtgctcttaaccactgagccgtctctccgtCTCCATCTTTGGAAACTGGGAGACATTTGAGAGTGGAGAGGAGGCAGACAAGACATGGTAGAAGAGATGGAGCTCCGGACAGTCTTAAGCAAATCGCATAAGGGCATGAGGTCACTATGAGAACCAGCAGCCAATTGAGCTATCCCCTCCACGCCACGCCCCCGTCCACGCcacgcccccgccccgcccccgcccgcaGCTAGCTCACAGGAACTTAATTGCTCAGTGTTCAAGGACTTGGACAATTTTTGCTAACCTGTAGGTAACTTGAAGTAGATAGTGGTGGGAACGTTTACAGCAGGGGCGTGGGCAGATGCTCGTTTGCTGGACATTACGATGCGTTCTGAGGGGACGTAGCATGGcgttggaaaggaaaggaaaagagtaaGCCATTTTCtactcctctctcctctgcagcCATCACTCTGGCCATGAACCGAGATGGCTCCAGTGGGGGTGTCATCTACCTGGTCACCATTACAGCTGATGGTGTGGACCATCGCGTCATCCTGGGAGACGAGCTGCCAAAATTCTACGATGAGTGAAGTCCCTTCTTTGTTTGCAATAAACTTTATGGAGCCAGAGGTTGGTGTAATGGGCAGAGGTGAAATGGGTATCAGAGAAACGCAGTGCGTGGAGGGAAGCTTCCTCCCGGCCCAGAGATCAGCAAGCACCtcccattcttttttaaaaaataaactttattattaaaataaaaaactcttataaataaaaaataagtaaaacacaagtcgcaaataaacaaaagcagcCACACCAAAACTCACCACATTCAGAATGAGCACAACTCAATGAATGTCTGTACGGTAAGAATTGGGATTTAAAATAGAAGCCGTGAGGTTTGACATTAAATCGCATACCCTATTGTTCTTTACCCCCAAGCCAACACCtccagagaaagagaacagagccCCCTAGGAGAAAAATCTTCATATATGAGAGGTCACTATGGACTGAATCCTTTTAACTTTATAGAGTTGTTTAGTTTTACTGCAcgtgttatttttcttcttcctgcatGGATGTGTGCAGGtccctgtagaggccagaagaaggacaCTGGAAACTGGAACTGGAGTCTGCTTGCCAGGCTGCCATGTGGCAGAATTGAACCAgggccctctgcaagaacagccaggtgcttaaccactgagccatctctcctgcccctggaTGGTTTTGTAATACTGTACGTCCAgtgctaaggagatggctcagtcagtaaggaCCGGTTGTGCACAAAAAGCTTGGGAccagattcccagcactcactcagAAACCAGGCACAGTGACACCTGCCCGGAACCTcggtactggggaggcagaaacccAGACTTGTGGAACATGATGGCCGACAACATCAAggaactccaggttcagttagAGACCCTGTGCCAAAATgtaaggcagagagagactgagtAAGTCACCTGCTAATGACCTCCGGCCTCCACACGCCACACAAGATAAACCATATTTTAAAGTAATGTAAACCATTAAAATTTGTCACAGGGCTGCTGAACACAGCTCAAAGGTAAAGctgaaaaaggggggggggatgtgGTTTCACTCTGGGGTTCACAGATGAGGGTACAAAATCACTGTCCCCTGAGGAGCAGCTCACAGGTGCCCATGGAGCCATGTTAAAGAGCTCCCAGTTCCCATGGTTTCATGTCCTTGGGCAGGGTCAACCATTCCACGGAACCTCGAGTAAGAATCGGagcacatgggctggagagatgcctcagtggttaagagccccgactgctcttccagaggtcctgagttcaaatcccagcaaccacatggtggctcacaaccatctgtaatgagatttgatgacctcttctggtgtgtctgaagacagctacggtgtattcatatacataaaataaataaatatttaaaaaaaaaaaagaatcagagcaCACAGATTCAATGTGCTCCAAGTGGTCCcgctcctttgagacagggttcacGGCGGCACGTGGTGGGTTGTCTAAACTCACAACGCCCTGAGCTGCTTCTAACTCTGCTGCTCAATTTTTTTTATGTAAATGATAGTTTAAAAGTCCCCCACACCCTCTCCGGAGTATGATGGCCACTGAGAACTCTGGAGAGGACTCAGAAAGCAAGAACTGAAAATGGCCAGTGTGGAGAGTCAGAACTCCCAGCCCTCCCTGAAACCAGCCCCAGGGCACAGCTACTCAGCTGCAGCCAGGAGGGAGGTCTCCCTGGGGAGAGGAACTGAGAAGGGATCATTTGGGGACTCTCCAAACTCAGTTAGCCTTGACTCCTGAACCACACAGACAGTCAGAAACAAGCTCAAATGCAAGCATGTTCAAACTGGAAGGCTTCGTTCTCTCGGTCAAACAACGGTATCATTCGTTCCAAAACTGAAACATCTCCAAGAGGCAGatggtttttatttaaaaaagcaaCTGAGACaatggggggatgggggtgagaaaaacaaataaagccAACGGCTAAAACAAATATACAACAGAACTGGCAAGAAAATAAAATGGCCCGTTGGATGACTCAATGGGTAATGACCAAAGTTCTATTCCCTGAACTCACATGGTCAGGGGAAAATGCAACctaaggaggaaagggtttgtccTGCTTACACTCccacagaaggaagtcaggacttgagtctggaggcaggagttgatatAGATGCCATGGAGGGACTTGCAgtcctcatagcttgctcagcctgctttcttatagaacccaggtccaccag includes:
- the Psmb9 gene encoding proteasome subunit beta type-9, with translation MLQAGAPTAGSFRTGEVHTGTTIMAVEFDGGVVVGSDSRVSAGAAVVNRVFDKLSPLHQRIYCALSGSAADAQAIADMAAYQLELHGLELEEPPLVLAAANIVKNISYKYREDLLAHLMVAGWDQREGGQVYGTMGGMLIRQPFAIGGSGSTYIYGYVDAAYKPGMTPEECRRFTTDAITLAMNRDGSSGGVIYLVTITADGVDHRVILGDELPKFYDE
- the Psmb9 gene encoding proteasome subunit beta type-9 isoform X1, producing the protein MLQAGAPTAGSFRTGEVHTGTTIMAVEFDGGVVVGSDSRVSAGLELEEPPLVLAAANIVKNISYKYREDLLAHLMVAGWDQREGGQVYGTMGGMLIRQPFAIGGSGSTYIYGYVDAAYKPGMTPEECRRFTTDAITLAMNRDGSSGGVIYLVTITADGVDHRVILGDELPKFYDE